Proteins encoded by one window of Panicum virgatum strain AP13 chromosome 7N, P.virgatum_v5, whole genome shotgun sequence:
- the LOC120683171 gene encoding nuclear poly(A) polymerase 2-like, which yields MTSQPKQMFGEPISPVGPTPADLESTTELKKLLREAGLYESPEESTVREEVLRDLQGIVDRWVKQLAFQHGYPDAMVEEATALLVPFGSYRLGVHGRGSDIDALVVGPSFADRDHDFFVVLAGALAETEAVTHLQPVPGAHVPVMKMRFRGVQVDLVYASVNLAVVPRDLDLGDRSVLRGLDHATARSLNGVRVADEILRLVPDAGAFRTALRCVKHWAKARGVYSNVSGFLGGVAWAVLVARVCQFYPNAAPSMLVPRFFKVLSQWRWPVPVMLRDIEHDAELGLPVWDGRRNPRDRAHLMPVITPAYPCMNCTYNVSVATQRIIKEQIWAGHAACQEIVAGGGRGWDALFQPFPFFRAHKSYLQLDATVARGEDELREWKGWVESRLRQLVAKVERDTAGELLCHQSPHAYDAEPRGLQCTSSFFVGLSTPQHHHQQQQQQQPRFDLRATTEEFLQDVYTYGFWRPGLAVAVKHVRRKDLPPYVMQKIRSPNSDELKRKRSDDGSSSSSPLSPSSSPSSGEDDSGRRPSRRAKLRSCIQHSNSLHGSGCNCPVEGVV from the coding sequence ATGACTTCTCAGCCGAAGCAGATGTTCGGCGAGCCCATCTCTCCGGTTGGCCCGACGCCGGCCGACCTCGAGAGCACGACGGAGCTCAAGAAGCTCCTGCGCGAGGCGGGGCTGTACGAGAGCCCCGAGGAGTCGACGGTCCGTGAGGAGGTGCTGCGCGACCTCCAGGGCATCGTCGACCGCTGGGTGAAGCAGCTCGCCTTCCAGCACGGGTACCCCGATGCCATGGTCGAGGAGGCCACCGCCCTGCTGGTCCCTTTCGGCTCCTACCGCCTCGGCGTCCACGGCCGCGGCTCCGACATCGACGCCCTCGTCGTGGGGCCCTCCTTCGCGGACCGCGACCACGACTTCTTCGTCGTGCTAGCCGGCGCCCTAGCCGAGACGGAGGCGGTGACGCACCTGCAGCCCGTGCCCGGCGCGCACGTCCCCGTCATGAAGATGCGCTTCCGCGGCGTGCAGGTGGACCTCGTCTACGCCAGCGTCAACCTCGCCGTGGTGCCCCGCGACCTGGACCTCGGCGACCGGTCCGTGCTCCGCGGCCTCGACCACGCCACCGCCCGCAGCCTCAACGGCGTGCGCGTGGCCGACGAGATCCTGCGGCTGGTCCCCGACGCCGGCGCGTTCCGCACGGCGCTGCGGTGCGTGAAGCACTGGGCCAAGGCGCGGGGCGTCTACTCCAACGTGTCCGGCTTCCTGGGCGGCGTGGCCTGGGCCGTCCTGGTGGCGCGCGTGTGCCAGTTCTACCCCAACGCCGCGCCCAGCATGCTGGTGCCGCGCTTCTTCAAGGTGCTCAGCCAGTGGAGGTGGCCTGTCCCGGTGATGCTCCGCGACATCGAGCACGACGCCGAGCTCGGCCTCCCCGTCTGGGACGGGCGTCGGAACCCGCGCGACCGGGCCCACCTCATGCCCGTCATCACGCCGGCGTACCCGTGCATGAACTGCACCTACAACGTCTCCGTGGCCACCCAGCGGATCATCAAGGAGCAGATCTGGGCCGGCCACGCCGCCTGCCAGGagatcgtcgccggcggcggccgcggctgggACGCTCTGTTCCAGCCGTTCCCGTTCTTCAGGGCGCACAAGAGCTACCTGCAGTTGGACGCCACGGTGGCTCGCGGCGAGGACGAGCTCCGGGAGTGGAAGGGGTGGGTGGAGTCGCGGCTGCGGCAGCTGGTGGCCAAGGTCGAACGGGACACGGCCGGCGAGCTGCTCTGCCACCAGAGCCCGCACGCCTACGACGCCGAGCCCCGCGGCCTGCAGTGCACGTCGTCCTTCTTCGTGGGCTTGTCGACGCcacagcaccaccaccagcagcagcagcagcagcagccgcggtTTGATCTCCGTGCGACGACGGAGGAGTTCTTGCAGGACGTGTACACGTACGGATTCTGGAGGCCCGGCTTGGCAGTGGCCGTCAAGCACGTACGACGGAAGGACCTGCCGCCGTACGTGATGCAGAAGATTCGCAGCCCGAATAGCGATGAGCTCAAGAGGAAGCGCAGCGACGACGGATCCTCCTCTTCGTCGCCATTGTCGCCTTCGTCTTCACCCTCCTCTGGTGAGGACGACTCCGGCCGAAGACCGAGCAGACGTGCGAAGCTCAGAAGCTGCATCCAGCACAGTAATTCTCTTCACGGCAGTGGCTGTAATTGTCCAGTAGAGGGCGTCGTCTGA
- the LOC120680580 gene encoding putative ABC transporter C family member 15 — MFIHGGLLDGSSDSIILPYMQEWQELYSPCFWMGTFALIQLIFIMSILAQLLFKKIRWWRQRLKTATPESNKQHQEHKISDIKLGISYEACKACCLLILATHVVRAVFPQLHERISDCKYPPFIICEGLQVLSWLILSLAVFCFQKTKSAKLPLIIRSWWIFNFLQSVTIVVFDLRSILAVNEVIGFEEGIDLFMLVGCTYLFAISARGKTGITFTDNNITEPLLSPSVGQQGEAKRPCPYGRASILGLVTFSWMNPVFATGYKKPLEKNDVPDIDGKDSAEFLSDSFKEIIDDVERRHGLSTSSIYRAMFLFMRRKAMINAGFAVLSASASYVGPSLINDLVKFLGGERQYGLRRGYILAVAFLSAKVVEAIAQRQWIFGARQLGMRLRAALISHIYQKGLRLSCSSRQKHTSGEIINYMSVDIQRITDVIWYTNYIWMLPIQLSLAVYVLHQNLGVGAWAGLAATLAIMACNIPLTRMQKRLQGKIMVAKDNRMKATTEVLRSMKILKLQAWDMKYLQKLEALRGEEYNWLWRSVRLSALTTFIFWGSPAFISSITFGSCILMGIPLTAGTVLSALATFRMLQDPIFTLPDLLSAFAQGKVSADRVAKYLEEEELKCDAVIEVPRNDTDYDVEIDRGIFSWELETTSPTLTDVELKVKRGMKVAICGMVGSGKSSLLSCILGEMPKLDGTVRVSGSKAYVPQTAWILSGNIRENILFGNPYNKEKYERIIQACALTKDLELFANGDLTEIGERGINMSGGQKQRIQIARSVYEDADIYLFDDPFSAVDAHTGSQLFKDCVMGILKDKTVLYVTHQVEFLPAADLILVMQDGKIVQKGKFDELLQQNIGFEAIVGAHSQALESVMNAESSSRILSGNQKSADSEDELDTENEMDDQLQGITKQESVHDVSQDISEKGRLTQEEEREKGGIGKKVYWAYLRAVHGGALVPVTIAAQSFFQIFQVASNYWMAWASPPTSAITPMVGLGLLFSVYITLSMGSALCVLARSLLVSLIGLLTSEKFFKNMLHCILRAPMSFFDSTPTGRILNRASNDQSVLDLEIANKLGWCVFSIIQILGTIGVMSQVAWPVFAIFVPVTVVCFLCQRYYIPTARELARLSQIQRAPILHHFAESLAGASSIRAYGQKDRFRKANIGLVDNHSRPWFHNISAMEWLSFRLNMLSNFVFAFSLTLLVSLPEGFINPSIAGLAVTYALNLNSQLASIIWNICNTENKMISVERIMQYSRIPSEAPLIVDHYRPPNSWPEVGTINIRSLEVRYAEHLPSVLRNISCTIPGRKKVGIVGRTGSGKSTFIQALFRIVEPREGTIEIDNVDICKIGLHDLRGRLSIIPQDPTMFEGTVRGNLDPLNEYSDSRMWEILDKCQLGDIVHQSPKKLDSTVVENGENWSVGQRQLFCLGRVLLKRSNVLVLDEATASVDSSTDAIIQETIREEFGNCTVLTIAHRIHTVIDSDLILVFSEGRIIEYDTPSKLLENESSEFSRLIKEYSRRSHGFSGTTYN; from the exons ATGTTTATCCATGGGGGCTTGCTCGATGGTTCCTCAG ATTCTATTATATTGCCCTATATGCAAGAGTGGCAGGAGCTATATTCACCTTGCTTCTGGATGGGCACTTTTGCACTGATACAATTGATATTCATCATGAGTATTTTGGCTCAACTTCTGTTCAAGAAAATCAGATGGTGGAGACAAAGATTGAAGACTGCAACTCCTGAAAGCAATAAACAACATCAGGAGCACAAGATTTCAGACATAAAGCTGGGTATCTCATATGAAGCATGCAAAGCTTGTTGCCTGCTTATATTAGCCACTCATGTTGTGAGGGCAGTATTTCCACAGTTACATGAAAGAATAAGTGATTGCAAGTATCCCCCCTTTATTATTTGTGAAGGTCTGCAGGTGCTATCATGGCTAATATTGTCCCTAGCAGTATTCTGTTTTCAGAAAACAAAATCTGCAAAACTTCCACTGATAATTCGGTCCTGGTGGATATTTAACTTTCTGCAATCAGTTACTATTGTGGTATTTGATCTCAGGTCAATTTTGGCAGTTAATGAAGTTATAGGATTTGAAGAAGGGATCGATCTGTTCATGCTTGTTGGTTGCACTTATCTATTTGCAATTTCTGCCAGAGGGAAAACAGGAATCACATTTACAGACAACAACATAACAGAGCCACTATTGAGTCCATCTGTGGGACAGCAGGGTGAAGCCAAAAGGCCATGTCCATATGGAAGAGCAAGTATTCTTGGACTTGTCACATTCTCCTGGATGAACCCTGTCTTTGCTACTGGATACAAGAAACCTCTAGAGAAGAATGATGTGCCAGATATTGATGGTAAAGACTCTGCTGAGTTTCTATCTGACTCGTTCaaagagatcatagatgatgttGAACGCAGGCATGGTTTGAGTACTTCATCGATCTATAGAGCAATGTTTCTATTTATGAGACGGAAAGCAATGATCAACGCAGGATTTGCAGTATTAAGTGCCAGTGCATCCTACGTCGGACCCTCACTGATTAATGACTTGGTGAAATTCCTTGGGGGAGAGAGGCAATATGGACTCAGAAGAGGTTACATTCTCGCTGTTGCTTTTCTAAGTGCCAAAGTCGTGGAGGCCATAGCGCAGAGGCAGTGGATTTTCGGAGCACGACAGCTCGGGATGCGCCTGCGAGCAGCTTTGATATCTCACATCTATCAAAAGGGGCTCCGCTTATCTTGCAGTTCAAGGCAGAAGCATACTAGCGGAGAAATCATAAACTACATGAGTGTAGATATACAAAGGATAACTGATGTTATATGGTATACAAACTACATCTGGATGCTACCCATTCAGCTTTCGCTAGCTGTCTATGTTCTCCATCAAAACTTAGGGGTTGGGGCCTGGGCTGGTTTAGCAGCGACATTGGCAATAATGGCATGCAATATTCCATTAACCAGAATGCAAAAGAGGTTGCAAGGCAAGATCATGGTTGCCAAAGACAATAGAATGAAGGCAACGACAGAAGTTCTTAGAAGCATGAAAATACTGAAACTTCAAGCATGGGATATGAAGTACCTTCAGAAGTTAGAAGCCTTACGAGGTGAGGAGTACAATTGGCTATGGAGATCTGTGAGGTTGTCAGCTCTAACAACATTCATATTTTGGGGATCGCCTGCATTCATTTCCTCCATAACGTTTGGCTCATGTATATTGATGGGGATTCCTCTAACGGCTGGAACTGTTTTGTCAGCTCTTGCAACATTCCGTATGCTACAAGATCCAATTTTCACACTTCCTGACTTGCTCTCAGCGTTTGCTCAGGGAAAAGTTTCAGCTGATAGAGTGGCAAAATACCTCGAGGAAGAAGAATTGAAATGTGATGCAGTTATAGAAGTACCAAGAAATGACACAGATTATGATGTGGAGATTGATCGTGGAATATTCAGCTGGGAACTGGAGACAACTTCTCCAACTCTAACAGATGTTGAGTTAAAGGTAAAGAGAGGGATGAAAGTGGCTATCTGTGGAATGGTCGGTTCTGGAAAGTCCAGTCTATTATCATGCATACTTGGGGAGATGCCAAAGCTAGATGGTACTGTTAGGGTCAGTGGGAGCAAAGCATATGTTCCTCAAACTGCCTGGATCCTGTCTGGGAACATTAGGGAAAACATTCTGTTTGGAAACCCATATAACAAGGAGAAGTATGAAAGGATCATACAAGCCTGTGCACTGACAAAAGACCTTGAGTTGTTTGCAAATGGTGATTTGACTGAGATTGGTGAAAGAGGAATTAACATGAGTGGTGGACAGAAACAGAGAATACAGATTGCAAGATCAGTGTACGAGGATGCAGATATTTACCTCTTTGATGATCCTTTTAGTGCAGTAGATGCCCACACTGGAAGCCAGCTATTCAAG GACTGTGTAATGGGAATTCTTAAAGACAAAACAGTATTATATGTGACCCATCAAGTTGAATTCCTTCCAGCTGCAGACCTTATACTG GTCATGCAAGATGGGAAAATCGTGCAGAAAGGGAAATTCGATGAACTCCTTCAACAGAACATAGGATTTGAAGCTATAGTAGGAGCCCATAGCCAGGCTCTTGAATCTGTCATGAATGCTGAGAGTTCCAGCAGAATACTCTCAGGCAACCAAAAATCAGCAGACAGTGAGGATGAGCTTGATACAGAAAATGAAATGGATGATCAACTTCAGGGCATAACAAAGCAAGAGTCTGTGCATGATGTCTCACAAGACATCAGTGAGAAGGGGAGGTTAACACAAGAAGAAGAACGAGAAAAGGGAGGCATTGGCAAGAAGGTCTACTGGGCATACCTGAGGGCAGTTCATGGTGGAGCCTTAGTGCCAGTAACAATAGCCGCACAGTCATTCTTCCAAATATTTCAGGTAGCTAGCAACTATTGGATGGCATGGGCATCTCCTCCAACATCTGCAATCACTCCAATGGTTGGATTAGGCCTCCTCTTCTCCGTATATATAACACTATCTATGGGAAGTGCCCTGTGTGTCTTAGCTCGGTCCTTGCTTGTGTCACTGATTGGTCTACTAACATCAGAAAAGTTCTTCAAGAACATGCTCCACTGCATCCTGCGTGCCCCAATGTCCTTCTTTGACTCCACACCTACTGGCAGAATTTTGAACAGG GCCTCCAATGACCAAAGTGTTCTAGATCTGGAAATAGCAAACAAGCTTGGCTGGTGTGTGTTTTCAATCATACAAATTCTGGGGACCATTGGTGTTATGTCACAAGTTGCATGGCCAGTTTTTGCTATCTTTGTTCCAGTGACGGTGGTCTGTTTCCTGTGTCAA CGCTACTACATACCAACAGCGAGAGAGTTGGCTCGTCTATCACAAATTCAAAGGGCTCCGATCCTTCACCATTTTGCAGAATCTCTAGCAGGAGCATCAAGTATTAGAGCATATGGGCAGAAAGATCGTTTCAGAAAAGCAAACATTGGTCTTGTTGACAACCACTCCAGGCCATGGTTCCATAATATCTCTGCAATGGAGTGGCTTTCTTTCAGGCTAAACATGCTATCCAATTTTGTCTTTGCTTTTTCTTTGACTCTGCTAGTGAGCCTTCCTGAAGGTTTTATAAACCCAA GCATTGCTGGACTTGCTGTGACTTACGCATTGAACCTCAACTCGCAGCTGGCATCCATAATTTGGAACATTTGCAACACAGAAAATAAAATGATATCAGTTGAGAGAATAATGCAATACTCAAGGATCCCTAGCGAGGCTCCTCTCATAGTTGACCACTACCGCCCCCCGAACAGCTGGCCAGAAGTCGGAACTATCAATATAAGATCCTTGGAG GTTCGGTATGCAGAGCATCTCCCATCTGTTTTGAGAAACATATCATGCACAATTCCAGGAAGGAAGAAGGTGGGGATAGTAGGACGTACTGGTAGCGGAAAGTCAACATTTATCCAAGCACTtttcaggatcgttgaaccaaGGGAAGGAACAATTGAAATTGACAATGTTGACATCTGCAAAATAGGGCTGCATGATTTACGGGGCAGACTTAGCATCATACCACAGGATCCAACTATGTTTGAGGGAACAGTCAGAGGGAATCTAGATCCCCTGAATGAGTACTCTGATTCTCGCATGTGGGAG ATTTTGGACAAATGCCAGCTTGGAGATATAGTTCATCAAAGCCCAAAGAAGCTGGACTCCACAG TTGTCGAG